A region of Rhodoligotrophos appendicifer DNA encodes the following proteins:
- a CDS encoding putative bifunctional diguanylate cyclase/phosphodiesterase yields the protein MKRPHPSVVQVFPLRAAELPPSIVDECMDNSKEAIIVADMRLADAPLCFVNNAFVDITGYSRQEAIGRNCNYLQGTDRKQPEVKLIRQAIKAKQPLEVTLRNYRKDGTLFYNRLRLLPARDASGFISHYIGFVEDVSEQHDAEVTIGRLSFVDQTTGVLNRGAFSEQIRIASKADRSEMVIVRVDIVGFHDINNGFGHDVGDSLLRAVAKRLTKTNAFAVGRMGANEFALAFRAKTSDQADNIAADTVQLASEAYQLEEILLSPRFSSGCAFGIPETDGTYLIRKAGSALHRSKRSTSRELNVFTVDDDSEARRRIRLTTELKQAIKNNEFLLHFQPKVDLRTLRIVGAEALIRWQHPILGLQLPGLFISHAEEVGLIGDIDEWGLKTAARFCKMVNRRSEHPITISCNISGQEIMEPGKLDRIMRMCEQEEVDPRLIILELTESVIVTSGSAAMDRLKEIRKLGFGLAIDDFGTGYSNLRYIEELPFSEIKIDRSFVTDLDRSPTKRIIVEALIKLGQQTGIDIVAEGIETEREFATLKELGCGYGQGYLFRRQAVTNSLCAWLVPRASDPAS from the coding sequence ATGAAGCGGCCGCACCCAAGCGTCGTTCAGGTCTTTCCATTGAGGGCGGCGGAGCTGCCGCCGTCGATCGTTGATGAATGCATGGACAACTCCAAGGAGGCCATTATCGTCGCTGACATGCGACTGGCTGACGCGCCGCTGTGTTTCGTCAACAACGCCTTTGTCGACATCACTGGATACTCCAGGCAGGAAGCGATTGGCCGCAACTGCAATTATCTGCAGGGGACAGACCGGAAGCAGCCGGAAGTCAAACTTATTCGCCAGGCCATCAAGGCGAAGCAGCCCCTCGAAGTGACTCTGAGAAACTACAGAAAAGACGGCACTCTGTTTTACAATCGCCTTCGCCTTCTCCCGGCCAGGGACGCTTCCGGCTTCATCAGTCACTACATCGGCTTTGTGGAAGACGTTTCGGAGCAGCACGACGCGGAAGTGACCATCGGACGTCTGTCCTTCGTCGACCAGACGACTGGCGTCCTCAACCGCGGAGCATTCTCGGAACAGATCAGGATCGCTTCGAAGGCTGATCGCAGCGAGATGGTCATCGTAAGGGTTGATATTGTCGGATTTCACGACATCAACAACGGCTTTGGCCATGATGTGGGCGACAGCCTTCTCCGTGCGGTAGCCAAACGTCTGACAAAGACTAACGCGTTTGCCGTCGGCAGAATGGGGGCCAACGAGTTCGCGTTGGCTTTCCGAGCAAAAACAAGCGACCAGGCGGACAATATTGCGGCCGACACCGTACAGCTTGCTTCAGAGGCTTATCAGCTTGAGGAAATCCTGTTGTCTCCGCGGTTTTCGTCAGGCTGTGCGTTTGGAATTCCTGAAACGGATGGCACCTATCTTATCCGGAAGGCAGGCTCAGCGCTGCATCGATCGAAGCGATCTACTTCCAGAGAACTCAACGTGTTTACTGTCGATGACGATTCAGAGGCGAGAAGGCGTATTAGGCTTACAACAGAATTGAAGCAGGCAATCAAAAACAATGAGTTCTTGCTTCACTTTCAGCCAAAGGTCGACTTGCGAACCTTGCGCATCGTTGGTGCCGAGGCTCTCATCAGATGGCAGCACCCGATATTGGGCCTGCAACTCCCCGGCCTGTTCATTTCCCACGCCGAAGAAGTAGGGTTGATCGGAGACATTGACGAATGGGGCCTGAAGACGGCCGCCCGCTTCTGCAAGATGGTCAACCGGCGGAGTGAGCACCCGATCACTATCTCGTGCAACATATCCGGCCAGGAAATTATGGAGCCGGGAAAACTCGACCGGATCATGAGGATGTGCGAGCAGGAGGAAGTTGATCCTCGGCTGATTATATTGGAACTGACTGAATCGGTCATCGTGACATCCGGCAGCGCAGCAATGGATAGGTTGAAGGAAATACGTAAACTCGGCTTCGGGCTGGCGATCGATGATTTTGGAACTGGCTATTCCAATCTTCGCTATATCGAAGAATTGCCATTCTCGGAGATAAAGATCGATCGATCGTTTGTGACAGATCTCGACAGGAGCCCGACGAAGCGGATCATCGTCGAGGCACTCATCAAACTTGGACAGCAGACTGGTATAGACATTGTCGCTGAAGGGATCGAAACCGAACGCGAGTTCGCCACCTTGAAGGAACTGGGATGTGGGTACGGACAGGGATACCTGTTTCGGCGTCAAGCGGTGACGAACTCCTTGTGCGCTTGGCTGGTGCCGCGCGCCTCTGACCCAGCTAGCTAG
- a CDS encoding diguanylate cyclase has product MEDYAKIELERLRRFGGAMSVLMLDLDKFKLINDTHGHLAGDAVLKKVAARCKAAVRESDVFARIGGEEFVALLPGTDEVGAIVLAEKLRSIIEGLKIKTEAETLRVTGSIGVASVAPNDRSISSALNRADRALYAAKDAGRNRVGRFAVHSQEAK; this is encoded by the coding sequence TTGGAAGACTATGCCAAGATCGAACTCGAGCGTTTGCGCCGGTTCGGGGGCGCGATGTCAGTGCTGATGCTGGACCTCGACAAGTTCAAGCTCATCAATGACACCCATGGTCATCTCGCGGGCGATGCTGTGCTCAAGAAGGTTGCAGCCCGCTGCAAGGCCGCTGTTCGAGAAAGCGATGTCTTCGCCCGGATCGGTGGGGAGGAATTTGTGGCCTTGCTGCCGGGGACGGACGAAGTTGGCGCAATTGTCCTGGCGGAAAAGCTCCGGTCGATCATTGAAGGCCTGAAGATCAAGACAGAGGCGGAAACGCTGCGCGTAACAGGAAGCATCGGCGTCGCATCGGTTGCGCCGAATGACCGGTCCATCAGTTCTGCCCTTAACCGTGCCGACAGGGCGCTGTATGCCGCCAAGGACGCCGGCAGAAACCGGGTTGGACGATTTGCTGTTCACAGCCAGGAGGCTAAGTGA
- a CDS encoding PAS domain-containing protein yields MGNLIADSLAASVMDALTSNICVVDLAGEILAVNRAWMEFSATNEGGAGEAYLGTNYLNVCRSSTGPASAEASSFYGGLADVLEGRKDLFQIEYPCHSPSELRWFLARVTPLIQRRDTKKIGAVVSHMNITDRKLVELDYARLASTDPLTDLPPLLGRLCQDRTRAFAPVRGRDVSADAGPRQVQAHQ; encoded by the coding sequence ATGGGAAATCTCATCGCAGACAGCTTGGCCGCATCTGTCATGGATGCGCTGACCTCCAATATATGCGTCGTCGATTTGGCCGGGGAGATACTGGCCGTGAACCGAGCATGGATGGAATTCAGCGCAACGAATGAGGGTGGCGCGGGAGAGGCCTACCTCGGGACGAATTACCTCAATGTGTGCCGAAGCTCGACCGGACCTGCTTCGGCAGAAGCATCTTCTTTCTACGGCGGATTGGCCGATGTGCTCGAAGGCCGCAAGGACCTCTTCCAGATTGAATATCCCTGTCACTCCCCCTCGGAACTTCGCTGGTTCTTGGCCAGGGTAACGCCGCTCATTCAGCGACGTGACACAAAGAAAATCGGTGCGGTTGTGTCCCACATGAACATAACCGACCGCAAACTGGTGGAACTGGACTATGCGAGGCTCGCATCCACCGATCCTTTGACCGATCTACCGCCGCTTCTTGGAAGACTATGCCAAGATCGAACTCGAGCGTTTGCGCCGGTTCGGGGGCGCGATGTCAGTGCTGATGCTGGACCTCGACAAGTTCAAGCTCATCAATGA
- a CDS encoding chemotaxis protein CheB, which produces MTAIGDATPKVAAVPVIGIGASAGGIEALSCFFDVMPADSGSAFVVVLHLDPKRESELAHILSAKTKMPVVQVQDGMRLAANHVYVIAPDTDLKVSDGGLRVSKPTDPRGQRHPVDVLFSSLAADQHERAIAIVLSGTGRNGTEGLRDIRAEGGMSLVQSPETAKFDGMPRSAISADMADHVLAIEKMPEALLAFMSHGYVAAPAEIEVTFPDGQATLGHLLELLRARGGHDFRDYKLSTLRRRVHRRLGLKNIETLDEYIDELRASSDEVATLVGDLMISVTGFFRDADAWKALAELVIAPMVAERETGASIRVWTTACSTGEEAYSLAMLVTEHAEAAGKRFDLKVFATDAQENNLRKAREGIYPAAAMTGFPASRLARFFEKLDGSYQVSRELRDMVVFAPHNLLRDPPFSRLDLVSCRNFLIYLEPGAQQKIIALCHFALRQGGHLFLGNAETIGRHEDLFETVSKKWRLYRRLGSTRHDLIAYPPPRDRSEPRTNESPSSLGLEPPTSAAEMARRALLERYAPASVLIDQSGRVLYFHGATRDYLENPSGEPTRDLLIMVRVGLAARLRAAIREASKENRSVTVIAHIRENETGHSVAMTVMPLAASPQGSFLLVSFAPAPSQPDSAPSPTRQDAGEASSGERALQEELRETRAELHNTIEYQETTNQELKAANEEAISMNEELQSTNEELETSKEELQSFNEELNTVNSQLQHKIGELETTTDDLNNLLAGSETATLFLDEKFRIKWFAPATRELFDFVASDIGRPIFHFAQKFADENLLQDVETVLKKLSPIEAEVRSDAGRWYVRRVLPYRTQDNRIAGVVVTFSDITERKRDADAIDRARAYSETIVRTVQHPLLVLDSNLRVQTANKAFRELFAVFDEEPKGRIVFELGTGEWNSPPLRGLLDKVLSENEDIHDFEIEQDFDLTGRRSMLLTACKLRQEGDHDDLILLAIEDITERKRFDEHRNVLVGELNHRIKNVMATVQAIASQTLGSATSMEEARATFGSRLIALGKSHDLLTRENWAGANLRDIVSDTVAPHSAGSNRFRIEGPYIWLAPSAALSIAMALHELATNAAKYGALTIEKGHVDIAWQLVGDGKDRQLSMRWSESGGPAVISPTRKGFGSRLIQRVLAAELGGMVSVDYETSGVVCTIDAPMPDSQEKGEAG; this is translated from the coding sequence TTGACCGCCATCGGCGATGCCACGCCTAAAGTCGCGGCTGTTCCGGTAATCGGCATCGGCGCGTCGGCGGGTGGCATCGAGGCGCTGAGCTGCTTCTTCGATGTGATGCCGGCTGACAGCGGCAGTGCTTTTGTGGTTGTGCTGCATCTCGATCCGAAGCGCGAGAGCGAACTGGCCCATATCCTGAGCGCCAAAACGAAGATGCCGGTCGTTCAGGTCCAGGACGGTATGCGGCTCGCGGCGAACCACGTCTATGTGATCGCGCCCGACACCGATCTGAAGGTCAGTGACGGCGGGCTGCGCGTGTCCAAGCCGACGGATCCTCGCGGCCAGCGTCACCCCGTCGATGTGCTGTTCTCGTCACTCGCTGCGGACCAGCACGAGCGTGCGATCGCCATCGTACTCTCTGGAACGGGGCGCAACGGTACCGAGGGGCTTAGAGATATCAGGGCGGAAGGCGGCATGAGCCTGGTGCAGTCGCCCGAGACCGCAAAATTCGACGGCATGCCCAGGAGCGCGATTTCGGCGGACATGGCGGATCACGTGCTTGCCATCGAAAAGATGCCCGAAGCCCTGTTGGCCTTCATGAGCCATGGCTACGTCGCAGCCCCCGCCGAGATCGAGGTCACCTTCCCGGACGGTCAGGCGACGCTCGGCCATCTTCTGGAACTCTTGCGTGCTCGGGGCGGGCACGATTTTCGCGACTACAAACTATCTACACTTAGGCGGCGCGTTCACCGTCGTCTCGGTCTCAAAAACATAGAAACACTGGACGAATATATTGACGAGTTGCGCGCCAGCTCCGATGAAGTCGCCACGCTTGTCGGCGATCTGATGATCAGCGTCACCGGGTTTTTCCGCGATGCCGACGCGTGGAAGGCTCTAGCCGAACTGGTGATTGCGCCAATGGTTGCGGAGCGCGAGACGGGCGCTTCGATCCGGGTCTGGACCACGGCCTGCTCCACGGGCGAGGAAGCCTATTCCCTTGCCATGCTGGTAACCGAGCATGCCGAGGCGGCGGGAAAACGCTTTGATCTGAAAGTGTTCGCGACCGATGCCCAGGAGAACAATCTTCGCAAGGCGCGCGAAGGCATTTACCCAGCCGCCGCCATGACCGGCTTTCCGGCGTCGCGTCTGGCGCGCTTCTTCGAAAAGCTGGACGGCTCTTATCAAGTGAGCAGGGAGCTCCGCGACATGGTGGTGTTCGCGCCGCACAACCTGTTGCGCGATCCACCGTTTTCGCGGCTGGACCTCGTGTCGTGCCGCAATTTCCTGATCTATCTGGAACCGGGCGCGCAGCAGAAGATCATCGCGCTTTGTCATTTCGCGCTGCGACAGGGCGGACATCTGTTTCTCGGCAACGCAGAGACGATCGGGCGGCACGAAGACCTGTTTGAAACGGTGTCGAAGAAATGGCGCCTCTATCGCAGGTTGGGATCGACCCGGCATGACCTGATCGCGTATCCACCGCCGCGCGACCGATCGGAACCGCGCACGAACGAAAGCCCGTCGTCCTTGGGCCTTGAGCCACCCACTTCGGCTGCCGAAATGGCCCGCCGCGCTTTGCTGGAGCGCTATGCCCCGGCATCGGTGCTGATCGACCAGAGCGGCCGCGTCCTCTATTTCCACGGCGCTACAAGGGACTATCTGGAGAATCCGTCTGGCGAACCGACCAGGGACCTGTTGATCATGGTCCGTGTCGGGTTGGCGGCCAGATTGCGGGCTGCGATACGCGAAGCGTCGAAAGAGAATAGAAGCGTCACGGTCATTGCCCATATCCGCGAGAACGAGACCGGCCATTCCGTCGCGATGACGGTCATGCCGCTGGCTGCGTCGCCGCAGGGCAGCTTCCTCCTGGTGAGCTTTGCGCCGGCGCCGTCGCAGCCCGATTCCGCGCCGTCGCCCACGCGTCAGGACGCAGGCGAAGCCTCCTCTGGCGAACGTGCCCTTCAGGAGGAACTGAGGGAGACCCGGGCCGAACTGCACAACACCATCGAATATCAGGAGACTACCAACCAGGAGCTGAAGGCGGCGAACGAGGAAGCCATCTCGATGAACGAGGAACTTCAATCCACCAACGAGGAACTTGAGACCTCAAAAGAGGAATTGCAGTCGTTCAACGAGGAATTGAACACCGTCAACAGCCAGCTTCAGCACAAGATCGGCGAGTTGGAAACCACGACCGACGACCTGAACAATCTGCTGGCCGGGTCGGAGACCGCGACGCTGTTTCTCGACGAAAAATTCCGCATCAAGTGGTTTGCCCCCGCGACCAGGGAGCTATTCGATTTTGTCGCGTCGGACATCGGCCGCCCAATCTTCCATTTTGCGCAGAAGTTTGCCGACGAGAACCTGTTGCAGGATGTGGAAACGGTGCTCAAGAAGCTGTCCCCGATCGAGGCAGAGGTCCGTAGCGATGCGGGCCGCTGGTATGTACGCCGCGTGCTTCCCTATCGTACGCAGGACAACCGGATCGCAGGCGTCGTCGTCACATTCAGCGACATTACCGAGCGCAAGCGCGACGCCGATGCGATCGACCGTGCCCGCGCCTATTCCGAAACCATCGTGCGGACGGTTCAGCATCCATTGCTGGTTCTGGATAGCAATTTGCGCGTCCAAACCGCCAACAAGGCCTTCCGCGAACTTTTCGCTGTTTTTGACGAAGAACCCAAAGGGCGCATTGTTTTCGAACTTGGAACCGGCGAGTGGAATAGCCCGCCGCTGCGAGGCCTTCTGGACAAGGTTCTGTCGGAGAACGAGGATATCCACGACTTCGAAATCGAGCAGGATTTCGATCTGACCGGGCGACGCTCGATGCTCCTCACTGCGTGCAAGTTGCGTCAAGAAGGAGACCATGACGACCTGATCCTGCTTGCCATCGAGGACATCACCGAGCGCAAGCGTTTCGACGAGCATCGGAATGTCCTGGTCGGCGAACTCAACCATCGCATCAAGAATGTTATGGCGACGGTGCAGGCCATCGCGTCGCAGACGCTGGGCAGCGCCACGTCGATGGAGGAAGCACGCGCAACTTTCGGGTCGCGTCTGATTGCGCTGGGAAAATCGCACGACTTGCTGACCCGTGAAAACTGGGCCGGCGCGAACTTGCGGGACATTGTCTCGGATACGGTCGCACCTCATTCGGCAGGTTCGAACCGCTTCCGGATCGAAGGCCCATACATATGGCTGGCGCCGAGCGCCGCACTCTCTATCGCAATGGCGTTGCACGAGCTGGCCACGAACGCAGCGAAATACGGCGCGCTTACAATTGAGAAAGGCCACGTCGATATCGCCTGGCAGCTTGTTGGTGACGGTAAGGATCGACAGCTCTCCATGCGGTGGTCAGAGAGCGGAGGCCCGGCTGTCATCTCACCGACACGCAAGGGTTTCGGCTCACGCCTGATCCAGCGGGTGCTGGCGGCGGAACTCGGCGGAATGGTGAGCGTTGACTATGAGACGTCCGGTGTCGTCTGCACGATAGATGCGCCCATGCCCGACAGTCAGGAAAAGGGCGAAGCGGGTTGA
- a CDS encoding response regulator: MTGQTPKRVMIVEDEVLLAMHLEDLLTALGHEVVGQATRIDMAVELAREIDIDFAVLDINVAGTKSFSVADILGKRGIPFAFATGYGAEGMMDGYRDFPVLRKPYAQEDLERTIALMFRG, encoded by the coding sequence TTGACCGGACAGACACCGAAACGGGTTATGATCGTCGAGGATGAGGTCTTGCTTGCGATGCATCTGGAGGATCTGCTGACCGCCCTCGGGCATGAGGTCGTCGGACAAGCCACACGTATCGACATGGCGGTGGAACTCGCCCGCGAAATCGACATCGATTTCGCAGTGCTCGATATCAACGTGGCCGGGACGAAATCATTTTCTGTAGCCGATATTCTCGGCAAGCGCGGCATTCCCTTCGCGTTTGCAACGGGATACGGAGCCGAGGGTATGATGGACGGATATCGTGATTTCCCGGTGTTGCGAAAGCCGTATGCCCAGGAGGACCTGGAACGAACCATCGCGCTGATGTTTCGCGGATGA
- a CDS encoding chemotaxis protein CheB has translation MARSSIIAIGASAGGVAALRSLAAALPSTLSAPILVVLHIGAYRSELPALLNAAGPLSAKHAEDGEAIYPGHIYVAPPDRHLIVADGRLRLLRGPKENCARPAIDPLFRSFAESYGPGAVGVVLTGNLNDGTLGLLEIKRCGGVAIAQDPTDADYPEMPRSAAEHVALDYCLPLAEIPKLLVELVDRKGGRDVAMPKNSSQRDGQEPEIIDSRTFERPLTVTCPDCGGALKRFEVGSIVKFGCHIGHSYTAENMAAAQFEEMEKVMRAAVRFLNERAEFCLQMAEHGWDGKPDASNDWHAASKQALDRAYKLRDLVEQDWLTPETSHQLALTLDGYEQTRLPG, from the coding sequence ATGGCTCGTTCCTCGATCATCGCCATAGGCGCTTCGGCGGGCGGCGTGGCTGCATTGCGCTCCTTGGCAGCCGCACTGCCAAGTACGCTTTCCGCCCCTATTCTCGTCGTTCTTCATATCGGCGCCTATCGAAGCGAATTGCCCGCCCTTTTGAACGCGGCTGGCCCGCTGTCTGCCAAGCATGCCGAGGACGGCGAAGCTATTTACCCTGGTCACATCTATGTAGCGCCTCCGGATCGCCATTTGATCGTCGCCGACGGACGGCTACGTCTTTTACGTGGTCCCAAGGAAAACTGCGCGCGGCCGGCCATCGACCCATTGTTCCGGAGTTTCGCTGAAAGCTATGGTCCGGGCGCCGTGGGCGTGGTCCTGACAGGCAACTTGAACGACGGGACGCTTGGCCTGCTCGAAATCAAGCGATGCGGGGGAGTTGCAATCGCCCAGGATCCGACCGATGCCGACTATCCCGAAATGCCGAGGAGCGCGGCTGAGCACGTCGCGCTAGATTACTGCCTGCCGCTCGCGGAAATACCAAAATTGCTTGTTGAGTTGGTCGATCGAAAGGGCGGAAGGGACGTTGCCATGCCGAAAAACTCTTCGCAACGGGACGGACAAGAGCCCGAAATCATCGACAGCCGGACTTTCGAGCGCCCTCTGACAGTGACCTGCCCGGACTGCGGCGGCGCACTGAAAAGGTTCGAGGTCGGTTCGATCGTCAAATTCGGCTGCCACATCGGGCACAGCTATACCGCAGAGAACATGGCTGCGGCGCAGTTCGAGGAAATGGAAAAAGTCATGCGGGCTGCGGTACGGTTCCTCAACGAACGGGCCGAATTTTGCCTCCAGATGGCCGAACATGGCTGGGACGGCAAGCCCGATGCTTCCAACGATTGGCACGCCGCCAGCAAACAGGCGCTGGATCGAGCCTACAAGCTCCGCGACCTCGTGGAACAGGACTGGCTTACGCCAGAGACCTCTCACCAACTTGCCTTGACCCTTGACGGCTATGAGCAAACCCGGCTTCCCGGATAG
- a CDS encoding type II toxin-antitoxin system VapC family toxin, giving the protein MRYLLDTNIISNITKPTPSESLLAWMADQKDDDLFIASLTVAEIRRGVLEKPSGKRRDELENWFAGPDGPQMLFAGRVLSFDERAGLIWARLMANGRAKGRTRSALDTIIAAVAEANDCIVVTDNEKDFFDIKIVNPIRDGDGGRK; this is encoded by the coding sequence ATGCGATATCTGCTCGATACGAACATCATCAGCAACATTACGAAGCCGACCCCGTCGGAGTCCCTCCTCGCGTGGATGGCTGACCAAAAGGACGATGACCTTTTCATCGCCTCGCTCACTGTCGCCGAAATTCGCCGCGGCGTGCTAGAGAAGCCGTCGGGCAAGCGGCGTGACGAACTCGAAAACTGGTTCGCGGGGCCGGACGGTCCGCAGATGCTTTTTGCAGGCCGGGTTCTGTCGTTCGACGAGAGAGCTGGCCTCATATGGGCACGGCTCATGGCCAACGGCCGAGCCAAGGGGCGCACTCGAAGCGCACTCGACACGATTATCGCCGCCGTTGCGGAGGCCAACGACTGCATCGTCGTGACCGACAACGAAAAGGACTTCTTCGACATAAAGATCGTCAACCCAATCAGGGACGGCGACGGGGGACGGAAATGA
- a CDS encoding ABC transporter permease encodes MIPIATLIGIAFAGDFSLWPHLLASVLPRAAWNTLILLTGVGVLTGTIGCGTAWLVSAYHFPGRGIFEWALILPLAVPTYIVAFAYLDLLHPVGPVQTWLRWLLGYDSPRQLILPDIRSMAGCILVLSFVLYPYVYVMVRTMFVTQAANLVDVSRTLGASYSGAFWRVALPLARPALSIGIALVLMETLNDIGASEFLGIQTLTVSIYTTWVTRSDLAGAAQIALVLLLFVLTLISIERWGRRRQSFALSALRPRRMEPRALGTWTGLLALCAVSLPVLAGFAMPALYLAFAAFARMDFIGISPALLNEVSNTVLVSLAGTASALFLGLVVSYAARTIPGRLSLSAARLSMIGYAVPGTVLAIGVLFCVTAFDRTLAQLAALVSETHIGLLILGSGSALVIAYTLRFLAIATGGFESGFSRIPDSIDGVARTLGAGSWRTLTRVHIPMLRPALAAAAILIFVDCMKELPATLLLRPLNFETLATHLYGEAARGTYEDGSIAALFIVVVGLLPVIILARSMPRTPKEYDM; translated from the coding sequence ATGATCCCCATAGCGACGCTCATTGGTATTGCGTTCGCAGGGGATTTTAGCCTCTGGCCCCATCTGCTCGCCAGCGTGCTGCCGCGAGCGGCGTGGAATACGCTCATTCTACTGACCGGCGTCGGCGTTCTGACGGGGACAATAGGCTGCGGTACGGCATGGCTGGTCAGTGCCTATCACTTCCCGGGGCGAGGGATCTTTGAATGGGCGCTGATTCTTCCCCTCGCGGTTCCGACCTACATTGTTGCCTTCGCTTATCTTGATCTGCTTCATCCAGTTGGGCCGGTGCAGACGTGGCTAAGATGGCTTCTGGGATATGACAGTCCGCGCCAACTGATCCTTCCCGATATTCGGTCGATGGCAGGTTGCATCCTCGTCCTGTCATTCGTGCTGTACCCTTATGTCTACGTCATGGTCCGTACGATGTTCGTGACTCAGGCCGCCAATCTCGTGGACGTTTCCCGGACACTGGGGGCGAGCTACTCCGGAGCGTTCTGGCGGGTGGCTTTGCCACTTGCCCGACCGGCGCTTTCAATCGGCATAGCCCTTGTGCTGATGGAGACGCTCAATGACATTGGTGCCTCTGAATTTCTAGGCATTCAGACCTTGACTGTATCGATCTACACAACCTGGGTCACGCGTTCCGATCTGGCCGGTGCGGCGCAAATCGCTTTGGTCTTGCTGCTTTTTGTTCTTACCCTGATTTCGATCGAACGCTGGGGGCGCCGACGTCAGAGTTTTGCCCTGTCAGCTTTGCGCCCTCGAAGAATGGAGCCGCGGGCGTTAGGGACTTGGACAGGTCTTCTCGCTTTATGCGCTGTGAGCCTGCCAGTATTAGCGGGCTTCGCAATGCCAGCCCTGTATCTGGCCTTCGCCGCTTTCGCGCGAATGGACTTCATTGGAATCTCACCCGCGTTGCTGAATGAGGTTTCGAACACTGTCCTTGTGTCTCTTGCCGGAACGGCGTCAGCTTTGTTCTTGGGGCTCGTCGTATCTTATGCTGCGCGCACCATACCGGGTCGCCTGAGCTTGAGTGCGGCGCGCCTGTCTATGATTGGTTATGCGGTGCCTGGAACGGTCCTGGCCATCGGCGTCCTGTTCTGCGTGACGGCCTTCGACAGAACTCTCGCACAGCTTGCCGCTCTGGTGAGTGAGACCCATATTGGGCTCTTGATCCTGGGATCCGGTTCGGCCCTCGTCATTGCATACACCCTGCGCTTTCTGGCCATTGCGACCGGAGGCTTTGAAAGCGGATTTAGCCGAATTCCCGACTCGATCGATGGTGTGGCGCGTACTCTGGGTGCCGGCTCGTGGCGGACATTGACGCGGGTCCACATCCCAATGCTGAGACCGGCCCTGGCAGCGGCAGCAATCCTGATCTTTGTCGATTGCATGAAGGAGCTCCCGGCAACCCTGTTGCTACGCCCTCTGAACTTCGAGACTCTAGCGACGCATCTCTATGGCGAGGCCGCCCGTGGCACCTATGAGGATGGCTCTATCGCAGCATTGTTTATCGTCGTAGTGGGACTTCTGCCGGTGATCATCCTCGCCCGCAGCATGCCGAGAACTCCAAAGGAATATGACATGTGA
- a CDS encoding extracellular solute-binding protein, with product MPINRVVPSVILGLGLFIGLGTAVIAAELNLYTTREPGLIKPLIESFEASTGTKINALYLKDGLAERVASEGTGSPADVLMTVDFGRLIDLVEKGLTQKVKSEALESAIPPQLRDADGNWFALSSRARVLYAAKDLDLKSFNYEDLAAPEWKGKVCIRSGQHPYNTALFADYIAHYGVEKTQAWLEGVKANLARKAGGGDRDVARDIMAGICEIGIANSYYVGLMASGKGGPDQEQWAQAIKVILPTFKDGGTQVNVSGASIAKHAPNKAEGIAFLEYLASPEAQKIYAEAGYEYPVRAGVAVDPIIAAFGELKVDDKPLVEIAGFRKEASELAEKVGFDN from the coding sequence ATGCCAATCAACAGGGTAGTCCCTTCTGTTATCTTAGGCCTCGGATTGTTCATCGGCTTGGGCACGGCAGTTATTGCTGCCGAATTGAACCTTTACACAACGCGGGAGCCTGGCCTGATCAAGCCGCTGATCGAGTCTTTCGAAGCGTCGACGGGAACGAAGATTAACGCTTTGTACCTGAAGGACGGCTTAGCAGAGCGAGTGGCTTCGGAAGGGACAGGTTCACCTGCTGATGTCTTGATGACGGTAGACTTTGGTCGGTTGATCGATCTGGTCGAGAAGGGCCTGACCCAAAAGGTAAAATCCGAAGCGCTGGAAAGCGCCATCCCGCCTCAATTGCGGGATGCCGACGGCAACTGGTTCGCATTGTCATCACGCGCTCGGGTTCTCTATGCCGCCAAGGATCTTGATCTTAAAAGTTTCAATTATGAGGATTTGGCGGCGCCCGAATGGAAAGGGAAGGTCTGCATACGCTCTGGTCAGCATCCCTACAACACGGCTTTGTTTGCAGACTACATCGCCCATTATGGCGTTGAGAAAACGCAAGCCTGGCTTGAGGGCGTTAAAGCAAATCTGGCGCGCAAGGCAGGCGGCGGCGACCGAGACGTCGCTCGCGACATCATGGCGGGAATTTGCGAGATCGGGATTGCGAATTCATACTATGTTGGCCTCATGGCGAGCGGCAAGGGTGGCCCCGATCAGGAGCAATGGGCGCAAGCCATCAAAGTCATACTGCCGACCTTCAAGGACGGCGGAACTCAGGTCAATGTCAGCGGCGCTTCCATCGCAAAACATGCGCCCAACAAGGCGGAAGGAATAGCTTTCCTCGAATATCTCGCTTCGCCCGAGGCCCAGAAGATCTACGCCGAAGCTGGCTACGAGTATCCTGTGCGCGCCGGCGTGGCTGTAGATCCGATCATTGCGGCCTTTGGTGAGTTGAAGGTCGATGACAAGCCTTTGGTCGAGATCGCCGGCTTCCGAAAGGAAGCAAGCGAATTGGCGGAGAAGGTCGGCTTCGATAATTGA